One Cicer arietinum cultivar CDC Frontier isolate Library 1 chromosome 8, Cicar.CDCFrontier_v2.0, whole genome shotgun sequence DNA segment encodes these proteins:
- the LOC101504567 gene encoding transcription factor HHO5 isoform X3, whose protein sequence is MVVETKPHFQTIKNIMELNLDLTLSSVPKTVSFFLNGVSQTKDISHKLSMLDDLIQRFEEELKKVVAFKRELPLCILLVNDAIVRLKEEKVRLMGIKDLNYEGNENGNGKGSLTVVKENCDDNKKNWLSSFQLWNTEKKSNEDDNDKSNGEGVFGGFNGNSCVSSKGATQVPSFSLVSTPVSEVSNGNFKSGGGGGGSSASSLLQNNQPQPPQPLQQNPRKQRRCWSSELHRRFVDALQQLGGAHAATPKQIREKMQVDGLTNDEVKSHLQKYRLHVRRFPISSIEEANKLALYMAQDQCGGDISNSKGSLSESVSPQGPLTPLLIGGSVARNSVDAEDEQSDCRNWKSEIQHEADNHSL, encoded by the exons ATGGTGGTAGAAACAAAACCACActttcaaacaataaaaaacatcATGGAACTGAACTTGGATTTGACTTTGTCCTCTGTCCCCAAAACCGTTTCTTTTTTCCTCAACGGCGTTTCTCAAACCAAAGACATTTCTCACAAACTTTCCATGCTTGATGATTTAATTCAGAGATTTGAAGAAGAACTCAAAAAGGTGGTAGCTTTCAAACGTGAACTCCCTCTTTGCATTCTCCTCGTAAACGATG CTATAGTAAgattgaaagaagaaaaagttcGGTTAATGGGAATTAAAGATCTAAATTATGAAggaaatgaaaatggaaatggAAAAGGATCCTTAACAGTGGTAAAAGAAAACTGTGATGATAATAAGAAGAATTGGTTGAGTTCATTTCAGCTATGGAACACTGAAAAAAAATCg aatgaagatgataatgataaGAGCAATGGTGAAGGGGTATTTGGGGGATTTAATGGAAATTCGTGTGTGTCATCGAAAGGGGCTACTCAAGTTCCAAGCTTTAGTTTAGTGAGTACTCCAGTGTCTGAAGTGAGTAATGGAAATTTCAAgagtggtggtggtggtggtggtagtTCTGCTTCTTCTTTGCTACAGAATAATCAACCTCAGCCACCACAACCTTTGCAGCAGAATCCTAGGAAACAAAGGCGATGCTGGTCGTCGGAGCTTCATCGTCGATTTGTTGATGCTCTTCAACAACTTGGTGGAGCACATG CAGCCACTCCTAAACAAATTAGAGAGAAGATGCAAGTGGATGGATTAACAAATGATGAAGTGAAAAGCCATTTGCAA AAGTACAGGCTTCATGTTAGAAGATTCCCAATTTCTTCAATTGAGGAAGCTAATAAGCTAGCCTTATATATGGCTCAAGATCAATGTGGAGGAGATATATCAAATTCAAAGGGAAGCTTATCAGAGTCTGTTTCACCACAGGGTCCTTTAACTCCTCTTCTCATTGGAGGATCTGTTGCAAGAAACAGTGTTGACGCAGAAGATGAACAATCAGATTGCAGAAATTGGAAAAGTGAGATCCAACATGAAGCTGATAATCACAGCCTCTAA
- the LOC101504567 gene encoding transcription factor HHO5 isoform X1, producing the protein MVVETKPHFQTIKNIMELNLDLTLSSVPKTVSFFLNGVSQTKDISHKLSMLDDLIQRFEEELKKVVAFKRELPLCILLVNDAIVRLKEEKVRLMGIKDLNYEGNENGNGKGSLTVVKENCDDNKKNWLSSFQLWNTEKKSKNEDDNDKSNGEGVFGGFNGNSCVSSKGATQVPSFSLVSTPVSEVSNGNFKSGGGGGGSSASSLLQNNQPQPPQPLQQNPRKQRRCWSSELHRRFVDALQQLGGAHAATPKQIREKMQVDGLTNDEVKSHLQKYRLHVRRFPISSIEEANKLALYMAQDQCGGDISNSKGSLSESVSPQGPLTPLLIGGSVARNSVDAEDEQSDCRNWKSEIQHEADNHSL; encoded by the exons ATGGTGGTAGAAACAAAACCACActttcaaacaataaaaaacatcATGGAACTGAACTTGGATTTGACTTTGTCCTCTGTCCCCAAAACCGTTTCTTTTTTCCTCAACGGCGTTTCTCAAACCAAAGACATTTCTCACAAACTTTCCATGCTTGATGATTTAATTCAGAGATTTGAAGAAGAACTCAAAAAGGTGGTAGCTTTCAAACGTGAACTCCCTCTTTGCATTCTCCTCGTAAACGATG CTATAGTAAgattgaaagaagaaaaagttcGGTTAATGGGAATTAAAGATCTAAATTATGAAggaaatgaaaatggaaatggAAAAGGATCCTTAACAGTGGTAAAAGAAAACTGTGATGATAATAAGAAGAATTGGTTGAGTTCATTTCAGCTATGGAACACTGAAAAAAAATCg aagaatgaagatgataatgataaGAGCAATGGTGAAGGGGTATTTGGGGGATTTAATGGAAATTCGTGTGTGTCATCGAAAGGGGCTACTCAAGTTCCAAGCTTTAGTTTAGTGAGTACTCCAGTGTCTGAAGTGAGTAATGGAAATTTCAAgagtggtggtggtggtggtggtagtTCTGCTTCTTCTTTGCTACAGAATAATCAACCTCAGCCACCACAACCTTTGCAGCAGAATCCTAGGAAACAAAGGCGATGCTGGTCGTCGGAGCTTCATCGTCGATTTGTTGATGCTCTTCAACAACTTGGTGGAGCACATG CAGCCACTCCTAAACAAATTAGAGAGAAGATGCAAGTGGATGGATTAACAAATGATGAAGTGAAAAGCCATTTGCAA AAGTACAGGCTTCATGTTAGAAGATTCCCAATTTCTTCAATTGAGGAAGCTAATAAGCTAGCCTTATATATGGCTCAAGATCAATGTGGAGGAGATATATCAAATTCAAAGGGAAGCTTATCAGAGTCTGTTTCACCACAGGGTCCTTTAACTCCTCTTCTCATTGGAGGATCTGTTGCAAGAAACAGTGTTGACGCAGAAGATGAACAATCAGATTGCAGAAATTGGAAAAGTGAGATCCAACATGAAGCTGATAATCACAGCCTCTAA
- the LOC101504567 gene encoding transcription factor HHO5 isoform X2 gives MVVETKPHFQTIKNIMELNLDLTLSSVPKTVSFFLNGVSQTKDISHKLSMLDDLIQRFEEELKKVVAFKRELPLCILLVNDAIVRLKEEKVRLMGIKDLNYEGNENGNGKGSLTVVKENCDDNKKNWLSSFQLWNTEKKSKNEDDNDKSNGEGVFGGFNGNSCVSSKGATQVPSFSLVSTPVSEVSNGNFKSGGGGGGSSASSLLQNNQPQPPQPLQQNPRKQRRCWSSELHRRFVDALQQLGGAHATPKQIREKMQVDGLTNDEVKSHLQKYRLHVRRFPISSIEEANKLALYMAQDQCGGDISNSKGSLSESVSPQGPLTPLLIGGSVARNSVDAEDEQSDCRNWKSEIQHEADNHSL, from the exons ATGGTGGTAGAAACAAAACCACActttcaaacaataaaaaacatcATGGAACTGAACTTGGATTTGACTTTGTCCTCTGTCCCCAAAACCGTTTCTTTTTTCCTCAACGGCGTTTCTCAAACCAAAGACATTTCTCACAAACTTTCCATGCTTGATGATTTAATTCAGAGATTTGAAGAAGAACTCAAAAAGGTGGTAGCTTTCAAACGTGAACTCCCTCTTTGCATTCTCCTCGTAAACGATG CTATAGTAAgattgaaagaagaaaaagttcGGTTAATGGGAATTAAAGATCTAAATTATGAAggaaatgaaaatggaaatggAAAAGGATCCTTAACAGTGGTAAAAGAAAACTGTGATGATAATAAGAAGAATTGGTTGAGTTCATTTCAGCTATGGAACACTGAAAAAAAATCg aagaatgaagatgataatgataaGAGCAATGGTGAAGGGGTATTTGGGGGATTTAATGGAAATTCGTGTGTGTCATCGAAAGGGGCTACTCAAGTTCCAAGCTTTAGTTTAGTGAGTACTCCAGTGTCTGAAGTGAGTAATGGAAATTTCAAgagtggtggtggtggtggtggtagtTCTGCTTCTTCTTTGCTACAGAATAATCAACCTCAGCCACCACAACCTTTGCAGCAGAATCCTAGGAAACAAAGGCGATGCTGGTCGTCGGAGCTTCATCGTCGATTTGTTGATGCTCTTCAACAACTTGGTGGAGCACATG CCACTCCTAAACAAATTAGAGAGAAGATGCAAGTGGATGGATTAACAAATGATGAAGTGAAAAGCCATTTGCAA AAGTACAGGCTTCATGTTAGAAGATTCCCAATTTCTTCAATTGAGGAAGCTAATAAGCTAGCCTTATATATGGCTCAAGATCAATGTGGAGGAGATATATCAAATTCAAAGGGAAGCTTATCAGAGTCTGTTTCACCACAGGGTCCTTTAACTCCTCTTCTCATTGGAGGATCTGTTGCAAGAAACAGTGTTGACGCAGAAGATGAACAATCAGATTGCAGAAATTGGAAAAGTGAGATCCAACATGAAGCTGATAATCACAGCCTCTAA